In Jannaschia sp. W003, the genomic stretch CGCCCGCTTGACCCCGGCGGGCGGGGGGGCGACACCGGGCGGATGCTGGCCTACATCATCCGCCGCGTCTTCCAGTCGCTCGTCGTCCTCCTGGTGGTGGGCCTCGTGGCCTTCTCGATGTTCCGCTTCGTGGGCGACCCCATCGAGCAGCTGCTGGGCCAGGAGCGCACGATGGCCGACGTGGAGCGCCTGCGCGAAGCCTTGGGCCTGAACGACCCCTTCCCGATCCAGTACGTCAACTTCCTGGGCCGCGCGATCCAGGGCGACTTCGGCATCTCCTACCGCCAGTCCCGCCCCGTGGCCGACATCATCATGGAGCGCCTGCCCGCCACGCTGGAGCTGGCGCTGATCTCGGGCTTCCTCGCCGTGACCTTGGGCATCGCGCTGGGCGTGTTCACCGCGATCCGGCGGCGCGGCGTGGCCGCCAACGTCATCATGTCCTCGTCGCTGATCGGAGTCTCGCTGCCGACCTTCCTGATCGGCATCCTCCTGATCTACCTCTTCGGCGTGCACCTGCGCTGGCTGCCCACCTTCGGGCGCGGCGACGTGGTGGACCTCGGATGGTGGACCACCGGATTGCTGACCGAGAGCGGCCTGAAGTCCCTCATCCTGCCCGCCATCACGCTCGGCCTCTACCAGATGACCCTGATCATGCGGCTCGTGCGCTCCGAGATGCTGGAGGTCTTGCGCATGGACTACATCCGCTTCGCGCGCGCCCGGGGGCTGAAGGCCCGCGCCGTGAACTTCCGCCACGCGCTGAAGAACACCATGGTGCCCGTGATCACGGTCACGGGCCTCCAACTGGGCTCGATCATCGCCTTCGCGATCATCACCGAGACGGTGTTCCAGTGGCCCGGCGTGGGCCTCCTGTTCATCAACGCCGTGCAGTTCGTCGACATCCCCGTGATGGCCGCCTACCTCATGTTGATCTCGGTGATGTTCGTGCTCATCAACCTCGTGGTGGACCTGCTCTACGTGTCGGTCGACCCGCGTCTGCGCATCGACGGGAGGGCCGCATGACCGACCCCGCGCACGTCCCCGCCGACCGGGCCACCGAGACCGATCTGGCGCCCTCGGCCCACAAGCCGTCGCGCTGGCGGGCTGTCTGGGACGGTGACCTCGCCTATTCGTTCCGCCGCTCGCCCGTGGCCATCGTGGCCGCCTTTGTCACGGTCGTGCTGATCCTCGCCGCCGTGCTGGCGCCGTGGATCGCGCCGCACGACCCGTTCGACCCGCGCACGTTGAACCTCATGAACGGCTTCTCGGAGCCCATGGTCGCCAACCAGTTCACCGGCGACGTCTTCCTGCTCGGCACCGACGACCAGGGCCGGGACGTGTTCTCGACCATCCTCCACGGCATGCGCATCTCGCTGACGGTCGGCTTCGCCGCCGTGGCCTTCGCCATGGTGCTGGGCGTGCTCCTAGGCCTCCTCGCCGGCTACGTGGGCGGCTGGACCGAGACCATCATCATGCGGGTCGCCGACGTGCAGCTCACCTTCCCGTCGATCCTGGTGGCGATGCTGATCTTCGGCGTGGCGCGCGGCGTGATCCCGATCGAGCACCGCGACCAGATGGCGATCTGGGTGCTCATCATCGCTATCGGCCTCTCGGACTGGGTGCAGTTCGCCCGCGTCGTGCGCGGCGCCACGCTGGTCGAGAAGAACCGCGAATACGTGCAGGCTGCCCGCCTGATCGGCCGCTCCGGCCCCTCGATCATGCTCACGCACATCCTGCCCAACGTGCTGTCGCCCGTGCTGGTGATCGCCACCATCTCGCTGGCACTCGCGATCATCGCCGAGGCCACCCTCTCCTTCCTCGGCGTCGGCGCCCCGCCCACG encodes the following:
- a CDS encoding ABC transporter permease, whose translation is MLAYIIRRVFQSLVVLLVVGLVAFSMFRFVGDPIEQLLGQERTMADVERLREALGLNDPFPIQYVNFLGRAIQGDFGISYRQSRPVADIIMERLPATLELALISGFLAVTLGIALGVFTAIRRRGVAANVIMSSSLIGVSLPTFLIGILLIYLFGVHLRWLPTFGRGDVVDLGWWTTGLLTESGLKSLILPAITLGLYQMTLIMRLVRSEMLEVLRMDYIRFARARGLKARAVNFRHALKNTMVPVITVTGLQLGSIIAFAIITETVFQWPGVGLLFINAVQFVDIPVMAAYLMLISVMFVLINLVVDLLYVSVDPRLRIDGRAA
- a CDS encoding ABC transporter permease; its protein translation is MTDPAHVPADRATETDLAPSAHKPSRWRAVWDGDLAYSFRRSPVAIVAAFVTVVLILAAVLAPWIAPHDPFDPRTLNLMNGFSEPMVANQFTGDVFLLGTDDQGRDVFSTILHGMRISLTVGFAAVAFAMVLGVLLGLLAGYVGGWTETIIMRVADVQLTFPSILVAMLIFGVARGVIPIEHRDQMAIWVLIIAIGLSDWVQFARVVRGATLVEKNREYVQAARLIGRSGPSIMLTHILPNVLSPVLVIATISLALAIIAEATLSFLGVGAPPTQPSLGTLIRIGQDFLFSGKWWILMFPAATLLALALSVNLLGDWLRDALNPKLQ